Genomic window (Papio anubis isolate 15944 unplaced genomic scaffold, Panubis1.0 scaffold1751, whole genome shotgun sequence):
AGTCATCTGTCTGAGATTCTCTTATAATAGcaattatctttatatatttcagtGATTATGggctttatatttaaattttatttgagagACATCCATAGTTATCctacaaaaaaatcttttgaCACAGTTTTAGGCAAATCAAtggcaacttttatttttttaactacacatgaaatgttctctttttctgcAATCAAAAATGTTGAGCTGAAGAAGACAATTAGCTAGGATCTTTTTGTTTCCCCTGTTTTATATATAGTTAAAGAACCTTACCAGTGATGTATtattaaagaaggaaggaaggaggaagaatggaagggggaggaaggaagagggaaggaggtgagaggtgtggggagaggagtaaaaaacaaggaagaatgGAGAATTGTCATTACTTACCATAACCATTTTGCCATCCTTAATTTCTCTTacaaaatttgtttctttgccATCCCATTTCTGTACATGAACAAGTTTGTCTCCATCCAGGCTAACAACAGACTGAGACCAACAATGAAATGCAAAACATAGCAATAAATACAATTCAGATTTCTGATACGGAAGACAAATGATGTGATTTTTGAAAGAATTGTGTAATTGAATAAATCATGATCAATTAATTATCCTATTGTTATCTCTATTACTTCTAGATTATTATGTAAATTTGAATtcataatttgattaaaaatacacatctaaatacaaaaatttaatatattaaaaacaaaaatcctaaacTAGTGCTTTGTAGCTAGTCGTCCTTCTAAAGAAAGCCTTAGAATGAGGCAAACTGCCCATTTAGTCAATCTGAGGCAACCTGGGGAATTAAACAAAATGCACTCTCTCTTTCAAACAaactttattaaatgttttctgaaatacaAGCTTGATATAAAATGTGAACAGTATCTGGTAAGAGACAAATACAATTGAGATTTATGCTATAGCAAGTACCCATTGTTCAAAATATAACATATGCACACTAAACTAACTTTGGTGTATTTCTCCTTGGattgaaatattgaaaatattctacACTTTccaacatcttaaaaaaaaaaaaaaaaaaaaagcatgcgtTGGGAATCTTTATCTTTattcccccctccccatccccactctGGAGAAGAAGCAGTTTCTCACCTTACAGTTTCTATCATCTGCAGTGGTTTCATCAAACTCTTCTCCCAGGTGGAAACTAATCTCCGTGTTCTTGAATGTGCTGAGAGTCCTGATGACCACTTTGTCTCCTTCCTGACTGATAATTACTGTTGGTTTGGTCACATTTCCCACCTGCCTAGTGGCAAAGCCCACGCCTAAAATAGCAAAGGGAACAGTACAGTCTGCAGCAACTTTCAAAATAACTCACAAAGCAAGAATCTGCTTTCTGATTATGGAATCCAGGTTCTAAAGTGTAAGTTTCATTAGAACATGATTAGCCATTAATCATGTAAAACACTACTGTGATTATAAGTGCATgcagaagaaaaccaaaaaagtcaGAGAAGCTTCACTTTCTCCACAGAATAGCAGATGCTCTGTGTTTTTGGCCCTGGGTAAGAAGGCAAACAAGTGCCAcattaaaaatccattcagtGGAAAATGCATAGCCTAGCAACTGATCAGGACAACATGATCTGTCTTTGCCTCTTGCTGACCTGATGAGTGAAAAATGGAATCTGCAAGTATCTAAAGCAGCACGATAAGAAGAGAACAGCCGTTCTTATTGTTACCTACCTAGAGCCTTCATGTACTCATCAAAGTTCTGACTGTCGGTCAGCTTCCAGGTAGCACAGAAAGCCTCCACCATCCTTGCCCTCTCCCCTCTTTAGAGACAGGAGCGAGGATCTTCTGGTCTAATTGCCACTGCAGCTCAGAAGACCCTTTACACATCAGCAAGCAGCTCCTGCCttcttatttggaaagagggtgGGCAAAAATCCAATGATTTAAATTGCAAACACACCCCTCCAGTGTCCCTCTCTCCAAGAGGCTGTCacagagggaggagaagggaaggagcgTTCGAGTGAAGCTCCAATCCTCTTTGTGATTGGCTCAGGCCACTGGGTTAGCGGAGTAGGTCGAGTTCCTCCCAATCGTCACACTACAGCCCTTATGCCTGAGAAAGCTCTGCAGGGATTCAatggggctggaggcagggaacgGGAAAATGAGAGAAGGTCTTTCAAGTTCAGTGAGAAAAAACTTGGCAAAGGCAATCTCAGActgcaaggaaagaaagaagatgcaCAATGGGGCATTCAGATTGATTTCCGTTAATGGCAAAGCTGGTCACAAATGAGGACCCCCTTAAAGAAAACCACTGAAATGCCAGACTTTGCAGACAAAGGAGAGTGAATAGTGTGTGTTGTTTTCTCTCATCGTTACAGGGAGAGCAAAATGCAGGCTAGAGTATGCCAAACTgaaaaagaggagggggaggaggtgtAAATGCCTTCCCTACATATACTGCTTGAAGGCTACTCTGATTTTCAATGAGGAAGCACACTAATTTGGATCCTTTCCCAACACAAACCGAGAGAATTTAAAGATCCTGTTGTCCTTTCTAAAAATGTGAGAACAAGACTGAGTTGGAAAAGGGATCTAAGGAAGAGTATGGTTAGGACTTACTAATgaggtataaaaataaagaaaagaatgctcTTCCCCCACCTCCTTGAATAGATTATAGAATCCATGTGGAAAAACTGGACAGAAGATTATTTGGTAAGACTTTAAATTACCTGCATTCTAGGACATTTTGATTTCCTGAGGCCACATCTACATAAATACAATCTGTGTACATTGTACATTTGTTGGGAGTTAATGATGGGGAAGGGCAGGAACTGGAGGAGCAGTAGGAATCAGAAGAACATTGTTTCAATTTGCCCTGACTCGGGGTTCCCCAAGAATGGCAAATACCTTGAGGGTTCTAAGTAGAGTATTTAAAGGAAGTCTCTGAAACTCCCCTTCACCCAAAGAGATTCCTTCCTGCCTTACTGGTGCGGACCAGCAATGAAAGCAGTTTACCTGCCTctcctggggacagagcaggagAATCCCACTTGGcattccctccccttctctctcccctgccaATTAAACCGCAGCCCAGCACATTTCTACCCAATCCACACCAGATCCAACAGATAAGGCTCGGAAGGCCTCCTACCCTAACTGGCGCCTACATGCGTCTTCTTTGGTGTCTCAAGGGTGCTTGTTTAATAAAAACTGTAGTCTTCCTTCACAACTGCTGTTCTTCcaattttcactttatttgtGACTGATACCACCATGCACCTAACTGTACAAGCCAGAGACCTCTGAATCATTTGTAATACTTTACCACTAAAATCAAACTTGATGTCAAGGCCTATCTCTTTTGCTTTGTTACCAGAAAAAccaaactctgtaaaacattttACAGAGGTTTACTCTGAACCAATGTGAGCAACTGAGGCCCGGGGAAAACACAAACCAGAGAAGTCTTGAGAAAGTGGTCCCAAGGCAGTCAGATtatagtttggttttatacattttagggagccAGGAAGTGCAgtcaaaaatataaatcaatacatggaaggcATACATTAGTTCAGCTCAAAAAGCTGGGATATCTTGAAGCTGGGGGCTTATAGATTATGGATGAGTTCAGAGATTCTTTAATTTGCACTTGGTTAAAGgagtaaggctctgtctaaaaCTTGGAGTccacataaaaatgtttattttacttatttatttatttatttatttatttatttatttattgagacagggtcttgctctgtcacccaggctggagtgcagcagcgtgatctcagctcacagcatcCTCCacacctcaagcaatcctcccacattcAGCCCTCTTGAATAGTTGGGACAACAgatatgtaccaccatgcctggctatttttttgtatttttagtagagtcaaggtcttgccatgttgcccaggctggacataAAGAAACGTTTTAAATTAACATAAGGATGCGATGTAGCAAGATTAATGGCCTAATTCTTGCTTTGCATTACCTTAGATCTTGTTATAGTTTGGtgtcttattgccacaaagagtctgttttgtcagtttcataatctctattttaacatgaaTCCCTGTCAGTTGTTCTATATTCCAAAAAGTCAGAAGTATATCTGACTTCCCTTCCTTTTATGGCCAGGAATTCAGGTTTTAAggttttttggtggggagggttTCCGTTGGCCAAAAGGGGGTCTGCTCCGTATGTGGGAgtgcttaggattttattttcagtttacagCTAAAATTCAGATGACTGTTTCATCTATGCAAGCTATCTCTCTGGTAAAGATTCTCAAACTGAGTTGTTTTGTTACAAATTATTGCTATATGTTTCATCTAATAAAACACGTTTAAAGTGGTAGAATGTGTAAGTATTgttctaaaatataatatatcatttcctttttgtattcTAAGAACATAAAATTGTTGAGAGCAGGAACCAAGTATTATACATCTTTATCTTCGCCCTTTATAGATCACAAGTGAGTGCTGAAATATTTGTGCATACCCATTTATTTCTTCCACTTTCTAGATAAAGAATATGAGATGGTGACATATTTATTCGTAGAGCATATATTCCTGCAATTCTGATTCCTTTAAACTTTATCAAAAACACGAAAGCCCCACAATTTAGAGGCAGgttttttttggttgcatattaATCTTGTAATAGGCAGAAAAGAATACATGTTGCCATACAGATATCtgtaatagaaattttagaaaaagccaattgattatttttaattaatcattTATAGATACATAATAGTTGTGCATGTTTATGAGGTACCTATGATATTTGGATCCAAGCATACATGAGTAATGATTGAATCTGAGTAATGACGATATTTATCACctcattcatcatttctttttgttgggaacattctaaatattcttttctagctattttgaaaaatgctaTAAACTATTGTTAGCTATAGTAAACCTGTTGTGGTATCAAAGGCTGGAACTTATTAATTCCACCTAACGgtgtttttgtacccattaaccattccctcTTCATCCCATGTTCCtgactacacttcccagcctcttgtaaccatcattctattcacTACCTtcatgagattaatttttttagctcccacatataagttaaaacatgtgatatttctctttctctgcatgGCTTAGTTTGCTTGAtatcctccagctccatccatgttgtggcaaatgacaactttccttctttttttgtggctgaataatatttcattgtgtatatatgccacattttctttatccattcatccattgatgcacagttgattccaaatcttggctattgtaactagtgctgtaataaacatgaaaGCACAGATATCtcttttgatatactgattttctttgttttggatatatacacCGCAGTGGGATTATTGGATCATGTGTTAGTTCTAGtttaagttttttgaggaacctccatattgttttccatagtggctgatcTACATTCCCaacaatagtgtataagcattgccCCTTTATCAACATTCttattgtctttttgataatagcctttttaactgggatgaggtgatatctcattgtggttttgatttgtatttccctaataattagtgatgttgagtatttttcatatgtctgtggtccatttttatctcttttttgagaaatatctattcagatcttttgccaattttcaatcagataatttgatttttattttattttatttttttgctattcaATCATTTG
Coding sequences:
- the LOC100997903 gene encoding fatty acid-binding protein, brain, whose amino-acid sequence is MVEAFCATWKLTDSQNFDEYMKALGVGFATRQVGNVTKPTVIISQEGDKVVIRTLSTFKNTEISFHLGEEFDETTADDRNCKSVVSLDGDKLVHVQKWDGKETNFVREIKDGKMVMVSNDNSPFFLVFYSSPHTSHLLPSSFLPLPFFLLPSFFNNTSLVRFFNYI